From the genome of Halomonas sp. MCCC 1A13316, one region includes:
- a CDS encoding DsbE family thiol:disulfide interchange protein, with translation MKLRMLITLAASSALLGLLFVGLGLNSRDLPSPLVGKPAPPFTLESLEDAERLLTEQDFIGEVTLVNVWATWCSTCRAEKPLLMELARGGIPIHAFNYRDERDAALRYLSVSDNPYRTIAYDPKGDAGIDWGVYATPETYVLDAEGVIRYKRIGPLTRQLLLDEVLPLVETLRAEQRASEVRRVAQS, from the coding sequence ATGAAACTGCGCATGCTGATTACGCTGGCGGCCTCGAGCGCCCTTCTCGGGCTGCTGTTCGTTGGCCTGGGCCTGAACAGCCGCGACCTGCCCTCGCCGCTGGTGGGCAAGCCGGCACCGCCGTTCACGCTGGAGTCGCTGGAGGATGCCGAGCGTCTTCTTACCGAGCAGGACTTCATCGGCGAGGTAACGCTGGTCAATGTCTGGGCCACGTGGTGCAGCACCTGCCGTGCCGAGAAGCCGCTACTGATGGAGCTCGCGCGCGGTGGCATACCGATCCATGCCTTCAACTACCGTGACGAGCGCGACGCGGCGCTACGCTACCTCAGCGTCAGCGACAATCCCTATCGCACCATCGCCTACGACCCCAAGGGAGACGCCGGCATCGACTGGGGCGTCTATGCCACGCCGGAAACCTACGTGCTCGATGCCGAGGGGGTGATCCGCTACAAGCGCATCGGGCCATTGACGCGCCAGTTGCTGCTCGACGAGGTGCTGCCGCTGGTCGAGACCCTGCGCGCCGAGCAGCGGGCCAGCGAAGTCAGGAGGGTGGCGCAATCATGA
- a CDS encoding Crp/Fnr family transcriptional regulator, protein MMKTLSREALQAVRQVPLFVGLEDETLALLTDGAVERSYRRGALLFSKGEPADRFYVVLGGWIKLFRESPDGNECMVGLFTRGESFAEAAMFDRLGFPVNAAVAEDARLLVFPADHFLTTLERNHGLALNMLANLSGMLRSLVRQLDQLTLQPTYQRLAAFIVSLCPVGVDQATVCLPCDKLLIAGRLGMKPESFSRAMARLRDVGVSCERNCVHVEDIAALRRFANAAEETLLTPLPSAALGSPCAAAPRPCR, encoded by the coding sequence ATGATGAAGACATTGAGCCGTGAGGCGCTGCAAGCCGTGCGCCAGGTACCTCTGTTCGTCGGGCTCGAGGACGAGACCCTGGCGTTGCTCACCGACGGCGCCGTGGAGCGCAGCTACCGTCGCGGCGCGCTGTTGTTCAGCAAGGGCGAACCGGCGGATCGCTTCTATGTGGTGCTAGGCGGCTGGATCAAGCTGTTCCGCGAGAGCCCCGACGGCAACGAATGCATGGTGGGGCTGTTCACCCGCGGGGAATCCTTTGCCGAGGCGGCGATGTTCGACCGCCTGGGATTTCCGGTCAACGCCGCGGTGGCCGAGGATGCCCGGCTGCTGGTGTTTCCTGCCGACCACTTCCTCACCACCCTGGAGCGCAACCACGGCCTGGCGCTCAATATGCTCGCCAACCTCTCCGGCATGCTGCGCTCCTTGGTGCGCCAGCTCGACCAGCTCACGCTGCAGCCCACCTACCAGCGCCTGGCGGCCTTCATCGTCTCGCTGTGCCCCGTGGGTGTCGACCAGGCCACCGTCTGCCTGCCCTGCGACAAGCTGCTGATCGCCGGCCGGCTGGGCATGAAGCCGGAAAGCTTTTCGCGGGCCATGGCGCGGCTACGCGACGTCGGCGTCAGCTGCGAGCGCAACTGCGTGCACGTGGAGGACATCGCCGCACTGCGGCGCTTCGCCAACGCCGCCGAGGAAACGTTACTCACTCCTTTGCCAAGCGCGGCGCTGGGTTCGCCGTGTGCCGCCGCGCCGCGCCCGTGTCGCTAA
- a CDS encoding cytochrome c-type biogenesis protein, whose product MIQRMIWLLLVWLLPAGLAMALAIGQPLEFGSAAQQRQYDTLVRELRCTVCQSETIHESNAELAADMRRRVYDMTLAGHDAEAIVEFLVQRYGDYVRYRPALQANTALLWASPFLLLLGGGLIWWRIVAGRRRMAQCPEFSARERAMLDRLRHGDDAGRLR is encoded by the coding sequence ATGATCCAACGCATGATTTGGTTGTTGCTCGTCTGGCTGCTGCCCGCAGGGCTTGCCATGGCACTGGCCATCGGCCAGCCACTGGAGTTCGGCAGCGCGGCCCAGCAGCGCCAATACGACACCCTGGTGCGCGAGCTGCGCTGTACGGTGTGCCAGAGCGAGACCATCCATGAATCCAACGCCGAGCTCGCCGCCGACATGCGTCGCCGGGTCTACGACATGACCCTGGCCGGGCACGACGCCGAGGCGATCGTCGAATTTCTGGTACAGCGCTACGGCGACTACGTGCGCTATCGGCCGGCGCTGCAGGCCAATACCGCGCTGCTGTGGGCCAGTCCCTTCCTGTTGCTGCTGGGCGGCGGTCTGATCTGGTGGCGTATCGTCGCGGGTCGTCGGCGCATGGCGCAGTGTCCCGAGTTCAGCGCACGGGAGCGGGCCATGCTCGATCGACTTCGCCATGGCGATGACGCCGGGAGGCTACGATGA
- a CDS encoding cytochrome D1 domain-containing protein, which translates to MHKRALSKGIFALSFPLAAMVGTAQAAAPELSAEEMDHASNIYFQRCAGCHGTTRNGATGPDLLPENTQELGQRRLESIITLGTEGGMNNFDGILSEDDITLISKYVQHDPVQPPEMSLADMKERWQVFVAPEDLPTEPQHDLNWENFMVTILRDRGAMGIIDADTKELVTEVETGYAVHVAKESSDGRFWYVQGRDGRLSKIDLWMNPPQVTAEVFIGYDARDVAVSHYGEWKDKYVIGGSYWPPHFVIADAETMEPLKVVSTRSYDTEGNFRNEARVAALYNTPHAPTFLVNVKESGQVWQVDYSDIDNLRIDQMETAEYLHDGFFDPTGRYFQIAANMSDKMVFIDTETRKLVSMLETGTKPHPGPGANWVDPECGPVAGTTHLGEGLLTFWGNDPEGHPDQAWQICDQIETDGPGLFVRTHPDSDNVWIDQAMHPEPDVNQWVMVMNKETRELTPIHVADRPLEHDAVAVHMEYDQTGTEVWVSIWARGDGHQNDGAIVVFDDKTLEVKAVVEGLNTPTGKFNVYNRKNHVG; encoded by the coding sequence ATGCACAAGAGAGCTTTGAGCAAGGGGATCTTCGCCCTCAGCTTCCCGCTGGCGGCCATGGTGGGAACCGCCCAGGCCGCGGCACCGGAGCTGTCCGCTGAAGAAATGGATCACGCCAGCAATATTTACTTCCAGCGCTGTGCCGGCTGCCACGGCACCACGCGTAATGGCGCGACCGGCCCCGACCTGCTGCCCGAGAACACCCAGGAGCTGGGTCAGCGTCGTCTGGAGAGCATCATCACGCTGGGGACCGAAGGCGGCATGAATAACTTCGATGGCATTCTTTCCGAGGATGACATCACGCTGATTTCGAAGTACGTCCAGCACGACCCGGTCCAGCCGCCGGAAATGTCGCTGGCCGACATGAAGGAGCGCTGGCAGGTCTTCGTCGCACCGGAGGATCTGCCCACCGAGCCCCAGCACGATCTGAACTGGGAAAACTTCATGGTCACCATCCTGCGTGACCGTGGCGCCATGGGCATTATCGACGCCGACACCAAGGAGCTGGTCACCGAGGTCGAGACCGGCTATGCCGTACACGTGGCCAAGGAGAGCTCCGACGGTCGCTTCTGGTACGTCCAGGGCCGTGACGGCCGTCTCTCCAAAATCGACCTGTGGATGAACCCGCCCCAGGTCACCGCCGAAGTGTTCATCGGCTATGACGCCCGCGACGTGGCGGTTTCCCACTATGGCGAGTGGAAGGACAAGTACGTCATCGGCGGCTCCTACTGGCCGCCGCACTTCGTGATCGCCGATGCCGAGACCATGGAGCCGCTCAAGGTCGTCTCCACCCGCAGCTACGACACCGAGGGCAACTTCAGGAACGAGGCTCGCGTTGCGGCGCTCTACAACACCCCGCACGCACCGACCTTCCTGGTCAACGTCAAGGAGTCCGGTCAGGTCTGGCAGGTCGACTACAGCGACATCGACAACCTGCGCATCGACCAGATGGAAACCGCCGAGTACCTGCACGACGGCTTCTTCGATCCCACAGGTCGCTACTTCCAGATTGCCGCCAACATGAGCGACAAGATGGTCTTCATCGACACCGAGACGCGCAAGCTGGTCAGCATGCTGGAGACCGGCACCAAGCCTCACCCGGGCCCGGGCGCCAACTGGGTCGATCCCGAGTGCGGTCCCGTGGCCGGCACCACTCACCTGGGTGAAGGCCTGCTGACCTTCTGGGGCAACGATCCCGAAGGGCATCCCGACCAGGCCTGGCAGATCTGCGACCAGATCGAGACCGACGGCCCGGGGCTGTTCGTGCGCACCCACCCCGATTCCGACAATGTCTGGATCGACCAGGCCATGCACCCCGAGCCCGACGTCAACCAGTGGGTCATGGTCATGAACAAGGAGACCCGCGAGCTGACGCCGATCCACGTTGCCGACCGGCCGCTGGAGCACGATGCCGTGGCGGTGCACATGGAGTACGACCAGACCGGCACCGAGGTATGGGTCTCCATCTGGGCGCGCGGCGACGGTCACCAGAACGATGGCGCCATCGTCGTTTTCGACGACAAGACGTTGGAAGTCAAGGCGGTCGTCGAGGGCCTCAACACGCCGACCGGTAAGTTCAACGTCTACAACCGCAAGAACCACGTCGGCTGA
- a CDS encoding NapC/NirT family cytochrome c, whose amino-acid sequence MGERPRNWRKITILGASLGAAVLFFIAGIIFWGGFNTVMEATNSYTFCTTSCHEMNWVHEEYQERPHYQNATGVGAICSDCHVPDAWGPKMIRKIQASREVWHWMLGSIDTEEEFEAKRLHLAENVWRSMLRTDSRECRNCHDWSAMDLEQQAARASREHARAFEQGMTCIECHQGIAHQLPEAWDESPVWAGRFDVVEVAEEAEATEVPLESEDLGEAATVDENLAASLDWESVPATDLTLFLPGQASIEWIQDGSEHGGGRAVKFGDRCIWCHQGEEADIGALAVAGEKIETFDLGDKRGHVPMSVKAAFDDEYLYMQFQWQEGEHAPLPFVDGGMMDPNNPFKLTVGLSDERVELAEQGGCWASCHHDSAYMPDAPDAATLVASDLAERLDLTSGNGVTKYLAESRTEIEIKGRRGAARGGWDKLKEEAEIQELLDGGVYLDLARYNSGDSSVESGYVLDERHFSDSQAIVFSAEEQDGVWTAYLTRALKTGTEGDKPLDLSSLYSLNVALHDDHAGSRFHHVSFQYGLAFGAETPEETFGEDMVEINATRVTR is encoded by the coding sequence ATGGGGGAGCGTCCACGCAATTGGCGCAAGATCACCATCCTGGGGGCATCGCTGGGTGCCGCCGTGCTCTTCTTTATTGCCGGCATCATATTCTGGGGCGGTTTCAACACCGTGATGGAAGCCACCAACAGCTATACCTTCTGTACCACCTCCTGCCATGAGATGAACTGGGTTCACGAGGAATACCAGGAACGTCCCCATTACCAGAACGCCACCGGCGTGGGGGCGATCTGTTCGGATTGCCATGTGCCGGACGCCTGGGGGCCGAAGATGATCCGCAAGATCCAGGCCAGCCGCGAGGTGTGGCACTGGATGCTGGGCTCCATCGACACCGAGGAGGAGTTCGAGGCCAAACGTCTCCACCTGGCCGAGAACGTCTGGCGTTCGATGCTGCGCACCGATTCGCGCGAGTGCCGCAACTGTCACGACTGGTCGGCGATGGATCTGGAACAGCAGGCCGCCCGCGCCTCACGCGAGCACGCCCGTGCCTTCGAACAGGGCATGACCTGTATCGAATGCCACCAAGGCATCGCTCACCAGTTGCCTGAGGCGTGGGATGAGTCACCGGTTTGGGCGGGTCGCTTCGACGTCGTCGAAGTCGCGGAAGAGGCCGAGGCCACCGAGGTACCGTTGGAAAGCGAGGATCTCGGTGAGGCCGCCACGGTCGACGAGAACCTGGCCGCATCGCTCGACTGGGAGTCGGTACCGGCCACCGACCTGACGCTCTTTCTGCCCGGCCAGGCCTCCATCGAATGGATCCAGGACGGCAGCGAGCATGGCGGCGGCCGGGCGGTCAAGTTCGGCGACCGCTGCATCTGGTGCCACCAGGGCGAAGAGGCGGATATCGGCGCGCTGGCCGTCGCCGGCGAGAAGATCGAGACTTTCGACCTCGGCGACAAGCGAGGCCACGTGCCGATGAGCGTAAAAGCCGCTTTCGATGACGAGTACCTCTACATGCAGTTTCAGTGGCAGGAGGGCGAACATGCCCCGCTACCCTTCGTCGACGGCGGCATGATGGACCCGAACAACCCCTTCAAGCTGACCGTGGGCCTCTCCGACGAGCGCGTCGAGCTGGCCGAGCAGGGGGGCTGCTGGGCGAGCTGTCACCACGATTCGGCCTACATGCCGGATGCCCCGGATGCCGCGACGCTGGTGGCGAGCGATCTGGCCGAACGCCTCGATCTGACCAGTGGCAACGGTGTCACCAAGTACCTCGCCGAGAGCCGCACCGAGATCGAGATCAAAGGGCGTCGTGGCGCGGCGCGCGGCGGCTGGGACAAGCTCAAGGAGGAAGCCGAGATTCAGGAGCTCCTCGACGGCGGCGTCTACCTCGATCTGGCGCGCTACAACAGCGGCGACAGCTCGGTCGAGTCGGGCTATGTCCTCGACGAGCGGCACTTCAGCGATAGCCAGGCCATCGTGTTCAGCGCCGAAGAGCAGGACGGGGTGTGGACCGCCTACCTGACCCGGGCACTCAAGACCGGTACGGAAGGCGACAAGCCGCTCGACCTGTCGAGTCTCTATAGCCTCAACGTGGCGCTGCACGACGACCATGCCGGTTCGCGCTTCCACCACGTCTCCTTCCAGTACGGCCTCGCCTTCGGCGCCGAGACTCCGGAAGAGACCTTCGGCGAAGACATGGTGGAGATCAATGCCACGCGCGTCACTCGTTGA
- the ccmI gene encoding c-type cytochrome biogenesis protein CcmI — MNGTFLLLALGLCLVALGFVVTPLLRAPRAENPSRRATNLVVHRDRVRELEQDMTAGLLTRAQYDNALADLERELLDSGAVDSDEPQGNQGIGSARVPLVAAWVSIALLPFMAIGLYLTVGHAEEVFATQLPAGTSASVPETEPPSEAALQREFQHLAQQLQGRLAQDPTHLGSWVLLGRTLVFLDDLPAAERAFREAMRHGGDQDPDLLTRYADVLAERHGGLAGEPEGLIERALALDPDHIQALWLAGTLALQQNSPDEARNHWQRLLVLLPPESPGVEVIRGNLGQLDQADDSLPGGASARSET, encoded by the coding sequence ATGAACGGAACATTCCTGCTGCTGGCCTTGGGCCTGTGTCTGGTAGCGCTGGGCTTCGTGGTCACCCCTCTGCTGCGCGCACCACGCGCGGAGAACCCGTCGCGACGTGCGACCAATCTGGTCGTTCACCGCGACCGCGTGCGCGAACTCGAACAGGACATGACGGCGGGCTTGTTGACCCGTGCCCAGTACGACAACGCCCTGGCCGATCTCGAGCGCGAGCTGCTCGATAGCGGCGCCGTCGACAGCGATGAACCTCAGGGCAATCAGGGGATTGGCTCGGCGCGCGTGCCGTTGGTGGCCGCCTGGGTCAGTATCGCACTGCTGCCGTTCATGGCCATCGGTCTCTACCTGACGGTGGGGCATGCGGAAGAAGTCTTCGCCACCCAACTGCCGGCGGGGACTTCGGCATCCGTCCCCGAGACCGAACCGCCCTCCGAAGCCGCCCTGCAGCGTGAGTTCCAGCACTTGGCGCAGCAGCTGCAGGGGCGCCTGGCGCAGGACCCAACCCACCTTGGGAGCTGGGTACTGCTGGGCCGCACCTTGGTGTTCCTCGACGACCTGCCGGCGGCGGAGCGCGCCTTTCGCGAGGCGATGCGCCACGGTGGCGACCAGGACCCCGACCTGCTGACACGCTATGCCGACGTCCTGGCCGAGCGACACGGCGGCCTGGCCGGTGAGCCCGAAGGCCTGATCGAGCGCGCCCTGGCGCTCGATCCCGATCACATCCAGGCGCTGTGGCTGGCCGGCACCCTGGCGCTGCAGCAGAACTCGCCGGACGAAGCGCGAAACCATTGGCAGCGGCTGCTGGTACTGCTGCCGCCGGAATCCCCCGGAGTCGAGGTGATCCGCGGCAATCTCGGCCAGCTTGACCAGGCCGACGACAGCCTCCCCGGCGGGGCGTCGGCAAGGAGCGAGACATGA